One stretch of Miscanthus floridulus cultivar M001 chromosome 18, ASM1932011v1, whole genome shotgun sequence DNA includes these proteins:
- the LOC136519698 gene encoding uncharacterized protein isoform X1 produces MVEAGASFMVPGLDPSPSPLFGRPSVPACAIDRVAVARWCLLTMGGLCLRAQDKVEAAADDVVVVDGASVGVGDAGKEGEEETAPVEPLPEPPDDGGPVAWPMPDFCPLTIDGALKESFLETLRKDAAEMERPAREEAEEALSPDSRPSSSKRHRAGTASPSSRSSPYRNILQVFQQCRQDVVGQTPTKNY; encoded by the exons ATGGTGGAGGCTGGCGCGAGCTTCATGGTACCCGGACTCGATCCCTCGCCCTCTCCTCTTTTCGGCCGGCCGTCCGTCCCCGCGTGCGCGATCGATAGGGTCGCCGTTGCCCGCTGGTGTTTGCTGACCATGGGTGGGCTTTGTTTGCGGGCGCAGGATAAGGTCGAGGCGGCGGCGgacgacgtcgtcgtcgtcgacgggGCGAGCGTGGGCGTCGGGGACGCAGGGAAGGAGGGTGAGGAGGAGACGGCGCCCGTGGAGCCCCTGCCGGAGCCTCCCGACGACGGCGGGCCCGTCGCGTGGCCCATGCCGGACTTCTGCCCTCTCACG ATCGATGGGGCGCTGAAGGAGTCGTTCCTGGAGACTCTGCGGAAGGACGCGGCGGAGATGGAGCGGCCTGCGCGGGAGGAGGCGGAGGAAGCGCTCAGCCCGGACTCGCGGCCGTCGAGCAGCAAGCGCCACCGCGCCGGCACCGCCTCGCCGTCGTCCCGGAGCAGCCCCTACCGCAACATCCTGCAGGTGTTCCAGCAGTGCAGGCAGGACGTCGTCGGGCAGACTCCCACCAAGAACTACTGA
- the LOC136519698 gene encoding uncharacterized protein isoform X2 has product MVEAGASFMDKVEAAADDVVVVDGASVGVGDAGKEGEEETAPVEPLPEPPDDGGPVAWPMPDFCPLTIDGALKESFLETLRKDAAEMERPAREEAEEALSPDSRPSSSKRHRAGTASPSSRSSPYRNILQVFQQCRQDVVGQTPTKNY; this is encoded by the exons ATGGTGGAGGCTGGCGCGAGCTTCATG GATAAGGTCGAGGCGGCGGCGgacgacgtcgtcgtcgtcgacgggGCGAGCGTGGGCGTCGGGGACGCAGGGAAGGAGGGTGAGGAGGAGACGGCGCCCGTGGAGCCCCTGCCGGAGCCTCCCGACGACGGCGGGCCCGTCGCGTGGCCCATGCCGGACTTCTGCCCTCTCACG ATCGATGGGGCGCTGAAGGAGTCGTTCCTGGAGACTCTGCGGAAGGACGCGGCGGAGATGGAGCGGCCTGCGCGGGAGGAGGCGGAGGAAGCGCTCAGCCCGGACTCGCGGCCGTCGAGCAGCAAGCGCCACCGCGCCGGCACCGCCTCGCCGTCGTCCCGGAGCAGCCCCTACCGCAACATCCTGCAGGTGTTCCAGCAGTGCAGGCAGGACGTCGTCGGGCAGACTCCCACCAAGAACTACTGA
- the LOC136521805 gene encoding homeobox-leucine zipper protein ROC8-like: MDFGDEPEGSDSQRQQRRYHRHTPRQIQQLEAMFKECPHPDENQRAALSRELGLEPRQIKFWFQNRRTQMKAQHERADNCFLRAENDKIRCENITMREALKNVVCPNCGGPPVAEDYFDEQKLRMENARLKEELDRVSSMTSKYLGRPFTQMPPVPTMSVSSLDLSMGGMPGQQAPLGGPSLDLDLLSGCSSGMPYQMPAPVTEMERPMMVDMATRAMDELIRLAQAGDQIWVKGMPGDAREVLNVATYDSLFAKPGGAFRPPDMNVEGSRDSGLVFMSAVALVDVFMDTNKWMEFFPGIVSKAQTVDVLVNGLGGRSDSLIMMYEELHIMTPVVPTRELSFLRYCKQIEQGLWAVADVSLDGQRDAHYGIPSRSRRMPSGCLIADMSNGYSKVTWVEHMEIEQMLPINILYRNLVLSGAAFGAHRWLAALQRACERFAALATLGVPHHDIAGVTPEGKRSMMKLSQRMVSSFCASLSSSPLQRWTLLSGTTDVSVRVSTHRSTDSGQPNGVVLSAATSIWLPVPGDHVFAFVRDENARSQWDVLSHGNQVQEVSRIPSGSNPGNCISLLRGLNANQNSMLILQESCTDASGALVVYSPIDIPAANVVMSGEDTSGIPLLPSGFAILPDGRPGSGAGASSSAVVPLAPPPGCVVTVAFQILVSNLPSSRLNAESVATVNSLIGTTVQQIKAALNCAGP; this comes from the exons ATGGATTTCGGCGACGAACCTGAGGGCTCCGACAGCCAGCGCCAGCAGAGGCGCTACCACCGCCACACCCCGCGCCAGATTCAGCAGCTCGAAGC GATGTTCAAGGAGTGCCCGCACCCCGACGAGAACCAGCGCGCCGCGCTCAGCCGGGAGCTCGGCCTGGAGCCGCGCCAGATCAAGTTCTGGTTCCAGAACCGCCGCACCCAGATGAAG GCGCAGCACGAGCGCGCGGACAACTGCTTCCTCCGCGCGGAGAACGACAAGATCCGGTGCGAGAACATCACCATGCGCGAGGCGCTCAAGAACGTCGTCTGCCCCAACTGCGGCGGCCCGCCCGTCGCCGAGGACTACTTCGACGAGCAGAAGCTGCGCATGGAGAACGCCCGCCTGAAAGAAGAG CTGGACCGGGTGTCGAGCATGACGTCCAAGTACCTCGGCCGGCCGTTCACGCAGATGCCGCCGGTGCCGACCATGTCGGTGTCGTCGCTGGACCTGTCCATGGGCGGGATGCCCGGGCAACAGGCCCCCCTCGGCGGGCCGTCGCTGGACCTGGACCTCCTCAGCGGCTGCTCGTCCGGGATGCCGTACCAGATGCCAGCGCCCGTGACGGAAATGGAGCGCCCCATGATGGTGGACATGGCGACGCGCGCCATGGACGAGCTCATCCGGCTCGCCCAGGCCGGCGACCAAATCTGGGTCAAGGGCATGCCCGGGGACGCCAGGGAGGTGCTCAACGTCGCCACCTACGATAGCCTCTTCGCCAAGCCCGGCGGCGCGTTCCGCCCTCCGGACATGAACGTCGAGGGGTCCAGGGACTCGGGCCTCGTGTTCATGAGCGCCGTCGCGCTCGTCGACGTCTTCATGGACACG AACAAGTGGATGGAGTTCTTCCCCGGCATCGTGTCCAAGGCGCAGACCGTCGATGTTCTCGTGAACGGCTTGGGCGGGAGGAGCGACTCCTTGATCATG ATGTACGAGGAGCTGCACATCATGACGCCGGTCGTCCCGACTCGCGAGCTGAGCTTCCTCCGCTACTGCAAGCAGATCGAGCAGGGGCTGTGGGCCGTCGCCGACGTCTCCCTGGACGGGCAGCGCGACGCCCACTACGGCATACCGTCCCGCTCCCGTCGCATGCCGTCGGGGTGCCTCATCGCCGACATGTCAAATGGCTACTCCAAG GTGACCTGGGTCGAACACATGGAGATCGAGCAGATGCTCCCGATCAACATCCTCTACCGCAACCTCGTGCTGAGCGGCGCCGCGTTCGGGGCGCACCGCTGGCTCGCCGCGCTGCAGCGTGCGTGCGAGCGGTTCGCGGCCCTGGCCACCCTCGGCGTGCCGCACCACGACATCGCCGGAG TGACGCCGGAGGGGAAGCGGAGCATGATGAAGCTGTCGCAGCGGATGGTGAGCAGCTTCTGCGCTAGCCTGAGCTCGTCGCCGCTGCAGCGGTGGACGCTGCTCTCCGGCACCACGGACGTGAGCGTCCGAGTCTCCACGCACCGCAGCACCGACTCCGGCCAGCCCAACGGCGTCGTCCTCAGCGCCGCCACCTCCATCTGGCTGCCCGTCCCCGGCGACCACGTGTTCGCCTTCGTCCGCGACGAGAACGCGCGATCCCAG TGGGACGTCCTGTCGCACGGCAATCAGGTTCAGGAGGTGTCGCGCATCCCCAGCGGCTCCAACCCCGGCAACTGCATCTCCCTGCTGAGA GGGCTGAACGCGAACCAGAACAGCATGCTGATCCTCCAGGAGAGCTGCACGGACGCGTCCGGGGCGCTGGTGGTGTACTCGCCGATCGACATCCCGGCGGCGAACGTGGTGATGAGCGGCGAGGACACGTCGGGCATCCCGCTGCTGCCATCGGGCTTCGCCATCCTGCCCGACGGACGCCCCGGGTCCGGCGCGGGCGCGTCCAGCAGCGCCGTCGTCccgctcgcgccgccgccgggctGCGTGGTCACCGTCGCGTTCCAGATCCTCGTCAGCAACCTGCCGTCGTCCAGGCTCAACGCCGAGTCCGTCGCCACCGTCAACAGCCTCATCGGCACCACCGTCCAGCAGATCAAGGCCGCGCTCAACTGCGCCGGCCCTTGA